From the genome of Oncorhynchus tshawytscha isolate Ot180627B linkage group LG31, Otsh_v2.0, whole genome shotgun sequence, one region includes:
- the LOC112234308 gene encoding TLR4 interactor with leucine rich repeats-like — protein sequence MDTGHFVAVICFLLFSCDGLLSPSPASGFCPERCDCQHAQHLLCTNRGLRAVPKVPSSRLPEDVLVFSLGGNFIGNITAFDFTRYGNLIRLNLQYNQIQTIHPKAFEMLSKLEELYLGNNLISTIPPGTLQSLKKLTTLYGNNNNMKKITPELFGNLESVVRLRLDGNAIELLQDSVFKSLTNLHYLHLESNQLSHIHRNAFSKLIKLRFLNLAQNKQAAVRNVFTFSQLRSLSTLLLSENEIQYVGNHVFQNLKKLSKLSLSNNNISRLESEALKGLSSVREFLMDGNELEDIPAGLLDPLEQIEELDFSRNHISTVNPVAFKKLQHLRVLKLKDNRLTSLPGHIFALNSRLYDLDLHGNNWTCDCRLSELKQWMTSAHSQGKLLTVFVQCHHPATLNGKYLDYVNSSQLQTQQNWSHLCETQIGPEESRGGGVLEKEVEERMMREGEVRKDVEEQRGIGSREGVAMKAIEEENRGREEEERTEGEQEVGIHQEQGGPEERDKSLSLDRKRRKKISISPRSRPSAGKREKGRRGSVLGRGIPQTQAPLLINPMDPTTTVPQTLDSQNSHGNRLSGPITELLTTSEERFDLLRGGQEYGLPVMTDPCMFNRHFLTNVTVDQVASSTATVHWTTRHHLRFTPGSGLGLDEVHYRLLFDRFGTSGRFPRYVYARGGARSVMLRELRPEVTYMVCVEGVVGGAVCQVAPRDHCAGLVTLPEESRRQGTLTSDLHLVTIATLAINAILLLVIGGAWLGQTLRRKLKRRKTAVHVRHMYSTRRPFRGSMATTAAVSTDFTSFQSSRQPRLGTLEEGGDLIEFSCDRFLDNSPTRRDNSNMQRFCD from the coding sequence ATGGATACCGGTCATTTTGTGGCGGTCATCTGCTTTCTCCTTTTTTCCTGTGATGGGCTCCTCTCACCCTCACCCGCAAGCGGCTTCTGTCCGGAGCGCTGCGATTGCCAGCACGCGCAGCACCTCCTCTGCACAAACCGAGGGCTTCGCGCGGTACCAAAGGTGCCCTCCTCGCGGCTCCCAGAGGACGTACTTGTCTTCAGCCTCGGGGGAAACTTCATTGGTAACATCACTGCCTTCGACTTCACTCGGTATGGAAATCTTATAAGGTTGAACTTACAGTATAATCAAATACAGACCATTCACCCTAAAGCGTTTGAAATGCTCTCCAAATTGGAGGAGCTGTATTTGGGCAACAATCTGATATCAACAATACCTCCAGGAACGTTACAGTCACTGAAAAAACTGACAACTTTGTATGGCAATAACAATAACATGAAGAAGATCACTCCAGAGCTGTTTGGTAACTTAGAGAGCGTTGTGAGGCTGAGGTTGGATGGGAACGCCATAGAACTGTTACAGGACTCTGTGTTCAAGAGCTTGACCAATCTGCATTATCTCCATCTAGAATCCAACCAGCTGAGCCACATTCACAGAAATGCCTTTTCCAAGCTCATCAAACTGCGCTTTCTCAACCTGGCGCAGAACAAACAGGCGGCCGTGCGTAATGTGTTTACATTTTCCCAGCTCAGGTCACTGTCTACCTTGCTGCTctctgaaaatgaaatacaatatGTCGGAAACCACGTTTTTCAAAATCTGAAAAAGCTATCTAAACTATCCCTCAGCAATAACAACATCTCCCGGTTGGAGAGCGAGGCTTTGAAGGGGCTGTCAAGCGTGAGAGAGTTTCTGATGGATGGGAACGAGCTGGAAGATATTCCTGCGGGACTTCTTGACCCGCTGGAGCAAATCGAGGAGCTGGACTTTAGTCGCAACCACATTTCCACCGTGAACCCGGTGGCTTTTAAAAAACTACAGCACCTGAGGGTTTTAAAACTCAAAGACAACCGGCTCACGAGCCTCCCCGGTCACATCTTCGCCCTCAACAGCCGCCTTTACGATTTGGATCTCCATGGCAACAACTGGACGTGTGACTGCCGCCTGAGCGAGCTGAAACAGTGGATGACGTCGGCGCACTCTCAAGGGAAGCTGCTGACTGTGTTCGTGCAGTGTCATCACCCAGCGACACTGAACGGGAAGTATCTGGATTATGTCAACAGCTCCCAGTTACAGACCCAACAGAATTGGAGCCACTTGTGTGAGACCCAAATTGGGCCTGAGGAGAGCAGAGGTGGGGGGGTCctggagaaggaggtggaggagaggatgatgagagagggggaggtgaggaagGATGTAGAAGAGCAGAGGGGAATTGGGAGTAGAGAAGGAGTGGCGATGAAGGCAATAGAGGAAGAGAAcaggggtagagaggaagaggagagaacggAGGGAGAACAGGAAGTAGGTATCCATCAGGAACAAGGAGGGCCAGAGGAGCGGGACAAATCCCTGTCGTtggacaggaaaaggaggaagaaAATATCCATTAGCCCCAGGTCGCGACCTTCTGCTGGGAAGCGTGAGAAAGGGAGGCGGGGTTCCGTTCTGGGCCGTGGTATTCCTCAAACACAAGCTCCTTTGCTCATCAACCCCATGGACCCAACCACAACCGTGCCTCAGACACTTGACAGCCAAAATAGCCATGGAAACCGTCTCAGTGGACCAATCACAGAGCTCCTCACCACCTCAGAGGAGCGGTTTGACCTTCTCAGAGGCGGTCAGGAGTATGGTCTACCAGTAATGACAGACCCCTGTATGTTCAACCGTCACTTTCTCACCAACGTGACCGTCGACCAGGTCGCCTCCAGCACGGCCACAGTCCACTGGACCACACGCCACCACCTCCGATTCACACCGGGATCCGGACTGGGACTAGACGAGGTCCACTACCGCTTGCTGTTCGACCGGTTCGGGACATCTGGCCGTTTCCCTCGCTATGTGTATGCCCGTGGCGGGGCGCGGTCAGTGATGTTACGAGAACTCCGCCCAGAAGTCACCTAcatggtgtgtgtggagggggtggtggGAGGGGCCGTGTGTCAGGTGGCACCCAGGGACCACTGCGCTGGATTGGTCACTCTCCCAGAGGAGTCTCGTCGCCAAGGGACACTGACTTCCGATCTCCACCTAGTCACCATTGCAACGCTGGCCATCAACGCCATCCTCCTGCTGGTGATTGGTGGAGCCTGGCTAGGGCAGACTTTGAGGCGGAAGCTGAAAAGGAGGAAGACGGCGGTGCATGTGCGTCACATGTACTCCACGCGGCGACCGTTCCGCGGCTCTATGGCAACGACGGCGGCTGTGTCGACTGACTTTACCAGTTTCCAGAGCAGCCGGCAACCACGGCTTGGAACCCTGGAGGAAGGGGGAGACCTCATTGAGTTCTCCTGCGATCGTTTCCTTGACAACAGCCCCACACGTAGAGACAACAGCAACATGCAGAGGTTTTGTGATTAG